A genomic segment from Helicobacter sp. NHP19-012 encodes:
- a CDS encoding DNA polymerase III subunit delta', with protein MTSQIIYTNTPHDEVQSYRAFLEADFKAQNTPFLAEVICEDELKIEHAHEIKRRCVLKFAGQKAFLIATPSLNIFAQNALLKILEEPPKNTFFILITKHPSALLPTIRSRLPHTNKHTKTPLPPFGLDLKTCDLCTLYRYLQNADKQFNQEEVKVQIAALLEAVKQVGIRLNPTQLAQFDNALYANALYLRPSYNLLPLLLSVLQARG; from the coding sequence ATGACTAGCCAAATCATCTACACCAACACCCCTCACGATGAGGTCCAAAGTTACAGAGCATTTTTAGAGGCGGATTTTAAAGCCCAAAACACCCCCTTTTTAGCCGAAGTTATTTGTGAAGATGAGCTAAAAATCGAACATGCCCACGAGATTAAACGCCGCTGTGTGCTGAAATTTGCCGGTCAAAAGGCATTTCTCATCGCCACGCCCAGCTTAAACATTTTTGCCCAAAACGCCCTGCTTAAAATCCTAGAAGAACCCCCAAAAAACACCTTTTTTATTCTCATCACCAAACACCCAAGCGCATTGCTGCCCACCATCCGCTCTAGACTGCCCCACACCAACAAGCACACCAAAACACCCCTTCCACCCTTTGGGCTAGACCTCAAAACTTGCGATCTATGCACCCTTTATCGATACCTACAAAACGCCGATAAACAATTTAACCAAGAGGAAGTGAAAGTCCAAATCGCCGCCCTTTTAGAGGCGGTCAAACAAGTCGGTATCCGCCTAAACCCCACTCAGCTCGCACAATTTGACAATGCCCTTTACGCCAACGCCCTTTATCTGCGCCCCAGCTATAATCTCTTGCCCTTGCTTTTAAGTGTCTTGCAAGCGAGGGGCTAA
- a CDS encoding HobA family DNA replication regulator gives MHLREWLSNLQREGFLCLELPKDCTPLLCATEHILKGGCVLIATDSQRVWLKTYALAHLNSHPMHPLVPVFDPLQSFQIYLQQSQDISLIRNTLDLVYQNYIFWYVGTTNSKIAQLALSVERSLLWLLDSLKEGAINFKSLDPLLDHKLLQLYRVFTHMVLESLLGKVSLND, from the coding sequence ATGCACCTTAGGGAGTGGCTGTCTAACCTGCAAAGAGAGGGGTTTTTATGCCTTGAGTTGCCTAAAGATTGCACCCCTCTTTTGTGTGCCACAGAGCATATTTTAAAGGGGGGATGTGTTCTTATCGCTACGGATAGTCAAAGGGTGTGGCTTAAAACCTACGCTTTGGCGCATTTAAACAGCCACCCCATGCACCCCCTAGTGCCGGTCTTTGACCCCTTGCAAAGCTTCCAAATTTATTTGCAGCAAAGCCAAGACATTTCTTTGATACGCAACACTTTAGATTTGGTTTACCAAAACTATATCTTTTGGTATGTGGGGACAACCAACTCCAAAATAGCCCAACTAGCCCTAAGCGTGGAGCGCAGTTTATTGTGGCTTTTAGACAGCCTCAAAGAGGGGGCAATTAACTTCAAGTCCCTTGATCCTTTACTCGATCACAAGCTTTTACAGCTTTATCGGGTGTTTACGCACATGGTATTAGAGAGTTTGCTGGGCAAAGTGAGTCTAAATGACTAG
- a CDS encoding aspartate kinase: protein MLVVQKFGGTSMGGCARIEAVAKRVVESKKLYEDLVVVVSAMGDTTDDFLNLAHYFGARSNQRELDRLLSSGEQISSALLAIALESMGQKACSLSGREAGILTNTHYTKAQILDINTAKIRELLAQNFVVVVAGFQGISQSGEITTLGRGGSDLSAVALAGALHAELCEIYTDVDGIYTTDPRIVPRAHKIDVISYEEMLELASMGAKVLFNRSVELAKKYNIPLVTRNSFNNNEGTRITSEEQILEKPIVSGIALDTDQARINIVDALDYPGIAGEIFGLLASAEINIDLIVQTVARNNRTDINFTVSKGDLESCLRVLKNLQNIGSIEHDDKVAKVSVVGVGMRSHSGIASVAFNALAKENINILMIGTSEIKISVVVDISAAELALKTLHTAFKLDL from the coding sequence ATGTTGGTGGTGCAAAAGTTTGGAGGCACGAGCATGGGGGGCTGTGCGCGCATTGAAGCCGTGGCTAAACGGGTCGTTGAGAGTAAAAAACTCTACGAAGATTTAGTGGTCGTGGTTTCGGCAATGGGCGACACCACAGACGATTTTTTAAACCTTGCCCACTATTTTGGCGCACGCAGCAACCAACGCGAGTTAGACCGCCTGCTTAGCAGTGGGGAGCAAATTTCTAGCGCGTTGCTTGCCATTGCTTTGGAGTCTATGGGGCAAAAGGCGTGTTCTCTTAGTGGGCGTGAAGCGGGGATCTTAACCAACACACACTACACCAAAGCCCAAATTTTAGACATCAACACGGCTAAAATTCGGGAGTTGTTGGCACAAAACTTTGTGGTGGTGGTGGCGGGCTTTCAAGGGATTAGCCAAAGTGGGGAAATCACCACTTTGGGGCGAGGGGGGAGCGACTTAAGCGCAGTGGCTCTAGCCGGGGCTTTGCACGCCGAGCTTTGTGAGATTTATACGGATGTGGACGGCATTTACACCACAGACCCACGCATTGTGCCGAGGGCGCATAAAATTGATGTCATCAGCTACGAAGAAATGCTGGAGTTGGCTTCAATGGGAGCGAAGGTGCTGTTTAACCGCTCTGTGGAGCTGGCTAAAAAATACAATATCCCCCTTGTTACACGCAATTCTTTTAATAATAATGAGGGGACACGCATCACTTCAGAGGAGCAGATTTTGGAAAAACCCATTGTGAGTGGCATTGCTCTAGACACCGACCAAGCCCGCATCAACATTGTCGATGCTTTGGATTATCCGGGCATTGCCGGGGAGATTTTTGGACTCTTGGCCAGTGCAGAGATCAACATTGATTTGATCGTGCAAACAGTTGCCCGTAATAACAGAACTGACATTAACTTCACTGTGTCTAAAGGCGATTTAGAATCCTGTCTACGGGTTTTAAAGAATCTACAAAACATCGGTTCAATCGAACATGATGACAAGGTCGCTAAGGTTTCTGTGGTGGGGGTGGGGATGCGCTCGCACTCGGGAATTGCTAGCGTAGCCTTTAATGCTTTAGCCAAAGAAAATATCAATATTTTAATGATCGGCACCAGTGAAATTAAAATCTCTGTTGTGGTCGATATTAGTGCCGCCGAGCTTGCTTTAAAAACTTTGCACACGGCTTTTAAACTCGACCTTTAA
- a CDS encoding RNA pyrophosphohydrolase, translating into MDTKKSYRPNVAAVVLSSHYPRDCEFFLAQRIDIQGAWQFPQGGIDQGETPLKALYRELLEEIGTDAIEVIAEYPKWITYDFPPTMPKKLYPFDGQKQKYFLVRLKNNSLINIQTLSPEFNCWCFVKTQDLFHKVVHFKRQVYRQVIGYFRKEGYL; encoded by the coding sequence ATGGACACCAAAAAAAGTTATCGCCCAAATGTGGCCGCTGTTGTGCTTTCTTCCCACTACCCTAGGGATTGCGAATTTTTCCTCGCACAGCGCATAGACATTCAAGGGGCGTGGCAGTTCCCCCAAGGTGGGATCGATCAAGGCGAAACCCCCTTAAAGGCTTTGTATCGTGAGCTCTTGGAGGAGATCGGCACAGATGCGATAGAGGTGATCGCCGAATACCCCAAGTGGATCACCTATGACTTCCCCCCCACGATGCCTAAAAAACTCTACCCCTTTGATGGGCAGAAACAGAAGTATTTTTTAGTGCGTCTCAAAAACAATTCTTTGATCAATATCCAAACCCTTTCACCCGAGTTTAATTGTTGGTGCTTTGTCAAAACACAGGATCTTTTCCATAAGGTTGTGCACTTCAAGCGCCAAGTTTACCGCCAAGTGATCGGTTATTTCCGTAAAGAGGGTTACCTATAA
- a CDS encoding c-type cytochrome: MKKVLFLGVVLGLGLLGAAQPAEIIKRCAGCHGPSMDRKAFGKGHVVNTLDSATIKEDLMGYKAGTLNRYGAGGVMHGQAKSLSDADIEALAKFIPTLKK; encoded by the coding sequence TTGAAAAAGGTTTTATTCTTGGGTGTTGTGTTGGGTCTTGGGCTTTTAGGGGCAGCTCAACCTGCCGAGATCATTAAACGCTGTGCTGGTTGCCATGGACCTTCTATGGACCGCAAGGCCTTTGGTAAGGGGCATGTGGTCAATACTCTCGATAGTGCGACCATTAAAGAGGATTTGATGGGCTATAAGGCGGGCACACTTAACCGCTATGGGGCGGGTGGCGTGATGCACGGGCAGGCAAAATCTTTGAGTGATGCAGACATCGAGGCTTTGGCAAAATTCATCCCCACTCTTAAAAAATAA
- the hemW gene encoding radical SAM family heme chaperone HemW, which produces MLKSTPPRAPSLYIHVPFCTSKCGYCAFNSFSGLDSLKDAYVEALIVDLKDSLKSTPVLSSIFIGGGTPNTLEPKHYEYIFNTIATHTTSAQNIEITLEANPDLITKEWCKTLRVLGANRLSLGVQSFFADKLKFLQREHNQQDIFKALEIAHTCGFNHLSIDLIYNTPLDTPARLKAECMQANTLPINHLSAYSLTLEDNTRLAKSTAPSALLNADSTLQNILKDLGFTPYEVSNYAKPYQVQHNLGYWAGCEYLGCGAGAVGRMGKERFYKQKYVLAYIKDPLKRRIEHLSDQDLEFERLFLGLRCVLGVELKGLDPKKTQTLVEEEKCKISNQRLVACDFFLADEIALWLT; this is translated from the coding sequence ATGCTTAAATCCACGCCTCCAAGAGCCCCTAGCCTTTACATACATGTCCCTTTTTGCACGAGCAAGTGCGGGTATTGTGCCTTCAATTCTTTCAGCGGGCTAGACTCCCTAAAAGATGCCTATGTGGAAGCCTTGATTGTAGACCTCAAAGACAGCCTTAAAAGCACGCCGGTTTTAAGCTCGATTTTTATCGGCGGGGGCACGCCAAACACACTAGAGCCCAAACACTACGAGTACATTTTTAACACCATTGCCACCCACACCACTAGCGCCCAAAATATAGAAATCACTTTAGAAGCCAACCCCGATCTCATCACTAAAGAGTGGTGCAAGACTCTAAGGGTACTTGGGGCTAACCGCCTCTCTTTGGGTGTGCAAAGCTTTTTTGCCGATAAATTAAAGTTTTTGCAAAGAGAGCACAACCAACAAGATATTTTTAAAGCCCTTGAGATCGCCCACACTTGTGGATTTAATCACCTAAGCATCGATTTAATTTACAACACCCCGCTAGACACGCCCGCCCGCCTTAAGGCAGAGTGCATGCAAGCAAACACCCTACCCATAAACCATCTCTCTGCCTACAGCCTAACCCTTGAAGACAACACCCGCCTCGCCAAAAGCACCGCCCCAAGTGCACTTTTAAACGCTGACTCCACGCTCCAAAATATTTTAAAAGATTTGGGTTTTACGCCCTATGAAGTGTCTAATTACGCCAAACCCTATCAAGTGCAACATAATTTGGGCTATTGGGCTGGCTGTGAATATTTGGGCTGTGGGGCTGGGGCTGTGGGGCGCATGGGTAAAGAGAGGTTTTACAAACAAAAATATGTTTTAGCCTACATTAAAGACCCCCTAAAGCGGCGCATAGAGCATTTAAGCGATCAAGATTTAGAGTTTGAAAGACTGTTTTTAGGCTTGCGCTGTGTTTTGGGGGTAGAGTTAAAAGGGCTAGATCCTAAAAAAACCCAAACCCTTGTAGAGGAGGAAAAATGCAAAATCAGCAACCAACGCTTGGTTGCTTGCGACTTCTTCCTAGCGGATGAAATCGCTTTGTGGCTCACTTAA
- a CDS encoding flagellin A: MAFQVNTNINALNAHAAGLLTQRNLRESLERLSSGLRINKAADDASGMTIADSLRSQAKSLGQAIANTNDAMGIIQIADKAMDEQIKILDTIKTKATQAAQDGQNTQSRKALQADIVRLIQSLDNIGTTTSYNGQTLLAGSFSNKEFQVGAYSNQTIKASIEAATSDKIGQTKIVTGKTITASGQVALTFKQVDGTHDISLESVKISTSAGTGLGALVEVINKNANATGVRATANVISTSDEAIRSGSLHNVVLNGVHIGNVVGVKKNDSDGRLVAAFNAVTAETGVEAYTDAAGRLNLRSLDGRGISLKADNEGGSDKDSGGGKMALDTLNGGQKITDGSVNYGRLSLVRQDARDILIVSGANVADANAGYEAIGFGKGETANTTVNLRDVLGEFNQAVRSASGANFNNTLAKENLTLGSGVTTLRGAMVVMDIAESAQKMLDKIRSDLGSVQNQMVSTVNNISITQVNVKAAESQIRDVDFAEESANFSKNNILAQSGSYAMSQANTVQQNILRLLT, encoded by the coding sequence ATGGCATTTCAGGTCAACACGAACATCAATGCGTTGAACGCCCACGCCGCTGGGTTACTAACGCAACGCAATTTGAGAGAGTCGTTGGAGCGGTTGAGTTCTGGACTACGCATCAATAAGGCAGCCGATGACGCTTCTGGGATGACGATTGCCGATTCACTGCGTTCTCAAGCCAAGAGTTTAGGGCAAGCAATCGCCAACACCAACGATGCGATGGGCATCATCCAGATCGCTGACAAGGCAATGGATGAGCAAATCAAAATCCTAGATACCATCAAAACAAAAGCCACTCAGGCGGCTCAAGATGGGCAAAACACACAATCTAGAAAGGCTCTACAAGCCGATATCGTGCGCTTAATCCAAAGCTTGGATAATATCGGCACCACCACTTCCTACAATGGGCAAACTCTCTTAGCGGGTTCTTTCTCTAATAAAGAATTCCAAGTGGGGGCTTATTCTAACCAAACCATTAAGGCAAGTATCGAAGCAGCCACCTCCGACAAAATTGGGCAGACAAAAATCGTTACCGGTAAGACGATCACCGCTTCAGGTCAAGTGGCTTTGACTTTTAAACAGGTCGATGGTACCCATGACATTAGTCTAGAGAGTGTGAAAATTTCCACTTCTGCTGGTACAGGACTTGGTGCCTTGGTGGAGGTGATCAATAAGAACGCTAATGCCACTGGTGTTAGGGCAACGGCTAATGTGATCTCCACCTCAGATGAGGCTATCCGTTCGGGGAGTCTACATAATGTGGTTCTCAATGGCGTGCATATTGGTAATGTGGTGGGTGTGAAGAAAAACGACAGCGATGGTCGTCTAGTGGCAGCCTTTAACGCTGTCACCGCTGAAACAGGCGTTGAGGCTTATACAGACGCTGCAGGGCGTTTAAATCTACGCAGTCTAGATGGGCGGGGCATTAGCCTAAAGGCCGATAACGAAGGCGGTAGTGATAAAGACAGTGGCGGAGGCAAAATGGCTCTAGACACCCTCAATGGTGGTCAAAAAATCACAGATGGCTCTGTGAATTATGGTCGTTTATCCTTGGTCCGCCAAGATGCTAGAGACATCCTCATTGTTTCTGGGGCAAATGTAGCTGATGCCAACGCTGGTTATGAAGCCATTGGTTTTGGCAAGGGAGAAACTGCTAACACCACGGTTAACCTCAGAGATGTGCTCGGTGAATTTAACCAAGCTGTGCGCAGTGCTTCTGGGGCTAACTTCAACAACACCCTAGCTAAGGAAAACCTCACTTTAGGTTCTGGGGTTACAACGCTTCGGGGTGCGATGGTGGTGATGGACATTGCTGAATCTGCCCAAAAAATGTTGGATAAAATCCGCTCCGACTTGGGTTCTGTGCAAAACCAAATGGTGAGCACGGTCAACAACATAAGCATCACCCAAGTGAATGTGAAGGCCGCTGAATCTCAAATCCGTGATGTGGACTTCGCCGAAGAAAGCGCAAACTTCAGCAAAAACAATATTTTGGCGCAGTCTGGCAGCTACGCAATGAGCCAAGCCAACACAGTGCAACAAAATATTCTCCGCCTTTTAACATAG
- a CDS encoding alpha-keto acid decarboxylase family protein, giving the protein MAISVGQYLLERLKDYGVEHIFGVPGDYNLSFLDLIEDDPDLEWIGNCNELNASYAADGYARIKPMGALLTTFGVGELSAINGVAGSYAESVPVVKIVGMPSRNVLENKRFVHHTLGDGEFMKFYAMYQGISVAQTILNKQNAKSEIDRVLAECALHKKPVYIGIPADVPHMQIEVSSPMLYKPKSDKKNLNAFIGAVKKSLKTYKSFIALADYEVNRYHLNQELHDFIEATNLPIASLSMGKGVFCEQHPNFIGVYNGILSDERITNAIKESDCNILIGVKLTDSLTAGFHYICEEPTPKIEIHPLYSKIGEKVYSDILMQDVLKKLSTLKFESKMPSKEPKEKPHFSGKLTQKQFFKVIEGHLQPNGVLIAEQGTSFFGAIDVNLPKGTSFIGQPLWGSIGYTFGALLGSALADRKRRNVLLVGDGSLQITAQELSTMLRENITPIILVINNDGYTVERCIHGPERKYNDINMWHYTKLLEAFDVHLHRKPLSFKVDTAESLSHALEQAYSHPDKLALIEVGMARDDAPTLLKKLGELFSAQNSY; this is encoded by the coding sequence ATGGCAATCAGCGTTGGTCAGTATTTATTGGAGAGATTAAAAGATTACGGCGTGGAGCACATTTTTGGTGTGCCCGGGGATTACAACTTGAGTTTTTTAGACTTGATTGAAGACGATCCAGATTTAGAGTGGATTGGCAATTGTAACGAGCTCAATGCCTCTTATGCGGCGGATGGGTATGCGCGCATTAAGCCTATGGGTGCGCTTTTAACCACCTTTGGCGTGGGCGAGCTTAGTGCCATTAACGGCGTGGCGGGCTCTTATGCCGAAAGCGTGCCTGTGGTGAAAATCGTGGGGATGCCCTCGCGCAATGTATTAGAAAACAAGCGTTTTGTGCACCACACTTTGGGCGATGGCGAGTTTATGAAGTTTTATGCCATGTATCAGGGCATCAGTGTGGCGCAAACGATTTTAAATAAACAAAATGCTAAGAGTGAGATCGATCGGGTGTTGGCCGAGTGTGCCTTGCATAAAAAGCCCGTATACATCGGTATCCCTGCCGATGTGCCCCACATGCAAATTGAAGTTTCAAGCCCCATGCTCTACAAGCCCAAGAGCGATAAAAAAAACCTCAACGCCTTCATTGGAGCAGTAAAAAAAAGCTTAAAAACTTATAAATCCTTCATTGCTCTAGCCGACTACGAAGTGAACCGCTACCATTTAAATCAAGAATTGCACGACTTCATCGAAGCCACGAATTTACCCATCGCCTCTCTTTCTATGGGCAAGGGGGTGTTTTGCGAGCAACACCCAAATTTCATTGGGGTTTACAATGGGATACTAAGCGATGAACGCATTACAAACGCCATTAAAGAATCCGATTGCAACATTTTAATCGGAGTGAAACTCACCGACTCTTTAACCGCTGGATTCCACTATATTTGTGAAGAACCCACCCCTAAAATAGAAATCCACCCGCTCTACAGCAAGATAGGTGAGAAAGTTTACAGCGATATTCTCATGCAAGATGTGCTTAAAAAACTCTCTACGCTCAAGTTTGAATCCAAAATGCCCTCCAAAGAGCCCAAAGAAAAGCCCCATTTCAGCGGCAAACTCACCCAAAAACAATTCTTTAAAGTGATTGAGGGGCATTTACAGCCTAACGGGGTTTTGATCGCCGAACAAGGAACTTCGTTTTTTGGGGCAATAGATGTAAATTTGCCAAAGGGGACAAGCTTTATTGGACAACCACTTTGGGGCTCCATCGGCTACACCTTTGGGGCATTGCTAGGCAGTGCGCTTGCTGATCGCAAGCGGCGCAATGTGCTGTTAGTGGGCGATGGTTCTTTGCAGATCACCGCTCAAGAACTCTCCACTATGCTTAGAGAGAACATCACTCCCATTATTTTGGTCATCAACAACGATGGCTACACGGTGGAGCGCTGTATCCATGGGCCTGAGCGTAAATACAACGACATTAATATGTGGCACTACACCAAGCTTTTAGAAGCCTTTGATGTGCATTTGCACAGAAAGCCCCTATCCTTCAAGGTAGACACGGCTGAAAGTTTGAGCCACGCTTTAGAGCAAGCCTACAGCCACCCTGATAAATTAGCCCTGATAGAGGTGGGGATGGCTAGGGACGATGCACCCACCCTCTTAAAAAAACTAGGCGAGCTTTTTTCAGCGCAAAACAGCTACTAG
- a CDS encoding indole-3-glycerol phosphate synthase produces the protein MPIDNLKALLKLKQEIRPFELLGRSLAYNPYLPRLSLEQLKRPKETPLAHALLALDLRQDLEQFLKNLQKAQESQALALLLDFTPLYAKEPSLEMLDLLGYVRRLCTKPLISKDLIVDRYQILEALVYGVDALVLDPSLLQKDLKDMLAYTTHLGLLGIVQVASVADLKNAILARARALYIVQDFKEILQLVPQGLVILKDLNNPPIDPTNSYGVDGLVLWG, from the coding sequence GTGCCAATAGACAATCTTAAAGCCCTTTTAAAGCTCAAACAAGAAATCCGCCCCTTTGAACTTTTGGGGCGTAGCCTTGCCTACAACCCCTACTTGCCACGATTAAGCCTAGAGCAACTTAAGCGCCCCAAAGAAACTCCCCTAGCCCACGCCCTTTTAGCCCTAGATTTACGCCAAGATTTAGAACAATTCTTAAAAAATCTACAAAAGGCGCAAGAGAGCCAAGCTTTGGCTTTATTGCTTGACTTCACCCCACTTTATGCCAAAGAGCCGTCCCTAGAAATGTTGGATTTGTTGGGCTATGTGCGCCGTCTTTGCACCAAGCCCTTGATTTCAAAAGATTTGATTGTGGATCGCTACCAAATTTTAGAAGCCTTGGTTTATGGCGTGGACGCTCTAGTTTTAGACCCTAGCTTGTTGCAAAAGGATTTAAAAGACATGCTTGCCTACACCACGCATTTAGGCTTACTTGGCATCGTGCAAGTGGCGAGTGTGGCGGATTTAAAAAATGCCATTTTAGCACGGGCTAGAGCCCTTTACATCGTGCAAGATTTTAAAGAGATTTTGCAACTTGTCCCGCAGGGCTTGGTTATTTTAAAAGATTTAAACAACCCCCCCATTGATCCCACAAATTCCTATGGAGTGGATGGCTTGGTCTTGTGGGGCTAG
- a CDS encoding ATP-dependent nuclease subunit B: MPQQRIKAWRFLGLGLALSSMLFAQSATEDQQILITSDAFHRGDFATAKKGYLQLYKETHNIIYAKEAAISAASLGDINTAVELAMLYKKVTKNNKDLSINKILVDGYIKTGQIQKAITLLERIRKEDKSLMLDSVLGALYIGEKQYTKAFDILSKLYNQVHDEDTLEKLITLYFIQNSQQEAADLIVSHLEKYGCSPGLCQKSFNTLVQMNQLAKAKEVFGVLYHKNPIVQNAQLYIEVLVMLKEFNKAEKIAKNFPFNRRLLLDLYTAQKNFALASKQAGLLYKEHRDPKFLALEAVYTYEHLTAHKKLSRADMLPITHKLERAIAERREQIRLHKGRLDVQDAFFYNFLGYSLIESGLNIRKGINYVKVALQIEPKSIFYIDSLAWGYFKLGNCALAKKLFLGISKEDIAAQPELKAHAQAIAECQ; this comes from the coding sequence ATGCCACAACAGAGAATTAAAGCTTGGAGGTTTTTGGGTCTAGGGCTGGCTCTAAGTAGCATGCTCTTTGCCCAAAGTGCTACAGAAGATCAGCAAATTTTAATCACATCGGATGCCTTCCACAGGGGCGACTTTGCCACGGCTAAAAAGGGCTATCTACAGCTTTACAAAGAAACGCACAATATCATTTACGCCAAAGAGGCTGCCATTTCAGCTGCCAGCTTGGGCGACATTAACACCGCCGTAGAGCTCGCCATGCTCTATAAAAAGGTTACCAAAAACAACAAAGACTTGTCGATCAACAAGATCTTAGTGGATGGCTACATCAAAACGGGGCAAATCCAAAAGGCAATCACTCTACTAGAGAGGATCCGCAAAGAGGACAAGTCTTTGATGCTCGATAGCGTGTTAGGTGCACTCTACATTGGCGAGAAACAATACACCAAAGCCTTTGACATTTTAAGTAAGCTCTACAACCAAGTGCACGATGAGGACACTTTAGAGAAGCTCATCACACTTTACTTCATCCAAAACAGCCAACAAGAAGCTGCAGACCTCATCGTTTCTCACTTAGAAAAATACGGCTGTTCGCCCGGATTGTGCCAAAAGAGTTTCAACACTTTAGTCCAAATGAACCAACTTGCCAAAGCCAAAGAGGTCTTTGGGGTGCTCTACCACAAAAACCCCATAGTGCAAAACGCACAGCTTTACATTGAGGTTTTGGTGATGCTCAAAGAATTTAATAAGGCTGAAAAGATTGCCAAAAACTTCCCCTTTAACCGCCGTTTGCTCCTAGACCTTTACACCGCTCAAAAAAACTTCGCCCTAGCCTCCAAACAAGCCGGCTTGCTCTACAAGGAACATAGGGACCCTAAATTTCTAGCCCTAGAGGCGGTTTACACCTATGAACACCTAACAGCACATAAAAAACTCAGTAGAGCGGACATGTTGCCTATCACCCATAAACTTGAGAGGGCCATTGCCGAACGGCGGGAGCAAATTAGATTGCATAAGGGTCGATTAGATGTTCAAGATGCCTTTTTCTATAATTTCTTGGGCTATTCGCTCATTGAGTCCGGTCTAAATATCCGCAAGGGGATTAACTATGTTAAGGTGGCTTTGCAGATCGAGCCCAAATCGATTTTTTACATCGATTCGTTGGCATGGGGTTACTTCAAGCTGGGCAATTGCGCTTTAGCAAAGAAACTCTTTTTAGGCATTTCTAAAGAGGACATTGCCGCCCAACCCGAGTTAAAAGCCCATGCCCAAGCCATCGCTGAGTGCCAATAG
- a CDS encoding YkgJ family cysteine cluster protein, giving the protein MDFTFNPKACATCGAKCCLGQKGYVFLKPVEMQAISTFLNLPFESFTLKYVKKVGYAYSLLEKPASNPKEGYACIFLDENTKLCQIYPVRPKQCKTFPFWECFKDVKEMRKLCALCPGVKVN; this is encoded by the coding sequence ATGGATTTTACTTTTAACCCCAAAGCTTGCGCCACATGTGGGGCAAAATGCTGTTTAGGGCAGAAAGGTTATGTTTTTCTCAAGCCGGTAGAAATGCAAGCCATCAGCACATTTTTAAATTTACCTTTTGAGAGTTTCACCCTTAAATATGTCAAAAAAGTGGGCTATGCCTACAGCCTGCTAGAAAAGCCCGCTAGCAACCCTAAAGAGGGCTATGCGTGCATATTTTTGGATGAAAACACAAAGCTTTGTCAAATCTACCCCGTGCGCCCCAAACAATGCAAGACTTTCCCATTTTGGGAGTGTTTCAAGGATGTAAAAGAGATGAGAAAATTGTGCGCCCTTTGCCCAGGGGTCAAAGTTAACTAA
- a CDS encoding lysophospholipid acyltransferase family protein: MLLKRLRNGFVLRALPVLLYWVLRILFKTCKNRFFLAEGLQKQTFIASCWHGEMAMLPFAYLRIKPKANLSVIASQHFDGGLAAKLFECFGFQAIRGSSKKGGVGALIEAIKRLKGGEDIGITPDGPKGPRHSVADGVVALAQKTGVGVVVCRVVFSNAFTLNTWDRFKLPKPFSKINYYMFSPLFIPKNMDLQEAKALLKQRMEAV; this comes from the coding sequence GTGTTGTTGAAACGCTTACGAAACGGCTTTGTTTTACGCGCTTTACCCGTGTTGCTCTATTGGGTTTTGCGGATTTTGTTTAAAACTTGCAAAAACCGCTTTTTTTTAGCCGAGGGGCTGCAAAAACAAACTTTCATCGCTAGCTGCTGGCATGGGGAGATGGCGATGTTGCCCTTTGCCTATTTGCGCATCAAGCCTAAAGCAAATTTATCAGTGATCGCCAGCCAGCATTTTGACGGCGGGCTAGCGGCAAAACTCTTTGAGTGCTTTGGCTTTCAAGCCATTAGAGGCTCTAGCAAAAAGGGCGGGGTGGGTGCGCTCATTGAGGCGATCAAACGGCTAAAGGGCGGGGAGGATATTGGCATCACCCCCGATGGTCCCAAGGGACCAAGGCATAGCGTTGCCGATGGGGTGGTGGCGTTGGCACAAAAAACGGGGGTGGGGGTGGTGGTGTGCCGCGTGGTTTTTAGCAACGCTTTCACGCTCAACACTTGGGATCGCTTTAAGTTGCCTAAACCCTTTTCTAAAATCAATTACTACATGTTCTCCCCCTTGTTCATCCCTAAGAACATGGATTTACAAGAGGCTAAAGCGTTGCTGAAGCAGCGCATGGAGGCGGTGTAA